From Bradyrhizobium symbiodeficiens, the proteins below share one genomic window:
- a CDS encoding ABC transporter permease: protein MVDASKPAGSVASPLARARWKRLRDGLAVLATQVLVLAALLVLWEYATPKGSPAAFMFGSPSAIAGFLVQMARDGSLWRDAGVTGIETLLGFFMGNLVGTLLGLSLWYSRFVSRVVQPFVIALGSIPIIALAPIVIIWFGTGLVSKVAMSTLSVVIVALVTSYKGAVGVDGDQINLMKTLGASKFQIFRKLVIPASLTDIFAGLKLTVGFALIGAIVGEFMSSSEGLGHAIFKAGSLYIIPKVFAALVVTIVLALVLTWLVGKIERLLMPWRRPA, encoded by the coding sequence ATGGTTGACGCGTCGAAGCCTGCCGGAAGCGTTGCATCGCCACTGGCCCGCGCAAGATGGAAGAGATTGCGCGACGGCCTCGCCGTGCTCGCGACCCAGGTGCTCGTCCTGGCCGCTCTGCTCGTCCTGTGGGAATACGCGACGCCGAAGGGCAGCCCCGCGGCCTTCATGTTCGGATCGCCGTCGGCGATCGCGGGCTTCCTGGTGCAGATGGCACGGGACGGAAGCTTGTGGCGCGATGCAGGCGTCACCGGCATAGAGACGTTGCTCGGCTTCTTCATGGGCAATCTGGTCGGCACGCTGCTCGGTTTGTCGCTCTGGTATTCGCGGTTCGTCTCCCGCGTCGTCCAGCCGTTCGTGATCGCACTCGGATCGATCCCCATCATCGCGCTCGCCCCCATCGTGATCATCTGGTTCGGCACCGGACTGGTCTCGAAGGTCGCGATGTCCACCCTGTCGGTGGTGATCGTCGCGCTGGTGACGTCCTACAAGGGAGCGGTCGGCGTCGATGGAGACCAGATCAATCTCATGAAAACCCTGGGCGCCTCGAAATTCCAGATTTTCCGGAAGCTCGTGATCCCGGCCTCGCTCACCGATATCTTCGCAGGCCTGAAGCTGACGGTCGGCTTCGCGTTGATCGGCGCGATCGTCGGCGAGTTCATGTCGTCGTCCGAGGGCCTGGGACACGCCATCTTCAAGGCCGGCTCGCTCTACATCATTCCCAAGGTGTTCGCCGCGCTGGTGGTGACGATCGTGCTCGCGCTGGTTCTGACCTGGCTGGTCGGCAAGATCGAACGGCTGCTGATGCCATGGCGCCGACCGGCATAG
- a CDS encoding ABC transporter ATP-binding protein, producing the protein MIAEAATYAKPGEGGALDGAALPLVVEHVAKGYDLDGQVVPVIADLSMTLRKGEIVSIVGPSGCGKTTLLNTLCGLLAPDAGRIRWHGRQVSGQPQNVGYMLQKDLLLPWRTALGNTMLGLEIRGVAAAEAEDRSRAMLDQLGLHGFADHYPSTLSGGMRQRVALARTLVNDPDVLLLDEPFAALDFQTKLLIENDMVDLVRKGGRSMLLITHDIEEAVSLADRVVVLTRRPTRVKTTYRIEFGADRGDMISLRERPDFSQYVRRIWADLDIAIQ; encoded by the coding sequence ATGATCGCCGAGGCTGCCACATACGCGAAGCCCGGAGAGGGTGGGGCCCTGGACGGCGCCGCCCTCCCGCTCGTGGTCGAGCATGTCGCCAAAGGCTACGATCTCGATGGCCAGGTCGTGCCTGTCATCGCCGATCTCAGCATGACGCTGCGCAAGGGCGAAATCGTCAGCATCGTCGGCCCTTCCGGCTGCGGCAAGACCACGCTGCTCAACACGCTGTGCGGCCTGCTGGCGCCCGATGCGGGCCGCATCCGCTGGCATGGCCGGCAGGTTTCCGGTCAGCCGCAAAACGTCGGCTACATGTTGCAGAAGGATCTGCTGCTGCCCTGGCGCACCGCGCTCGGCAACACCATGCTCGGCCTCGAGATCCGCGGCGTCGCTGCCGCAGAGGCGGAAGACCGCAGCCGGGCCATGCTCGATCAGCTCGGGCTGCACGGGTTCGCGGACCATTACCCCTCGACGCTGTCGGGCGGCATGCGGCAGCGCGTGGCGCTGGCGCGGACCCTTGTGAACGATCCGGACGTGTTGCTGCTGGACGAACCATTCGCCGCACTCGACTTCCAGACCAAGCTGCTGATCGAGAACGACATGGTGGATCTCGTGCGCAAGGGCGGACGTTCGATGCTGCTCATCACCCATGACATCGAGGAAGCGGTGTCGCTGGCCGATCGCGTCGTCGTGCTGACGCGGCGTCCGACGCGGGTCAAGACGACCTACCGGATCGAGTTCGGTGCCGACCGCGGCGACATGATCTCGCTGCGCGAGAGGCCGGATTTCAGCCAATATGTCCGGCGCATCTGGGCCGATCTCGATATCGCGATCCAATGA
- a CDS encoding ABC transporter substrate-binding protein, with the protein MTNHVRPPATPSGRVLNRRRFLAASSMLVAGIGAAPLMGSRTASAAGLKTVRFSEAVHNLGYINLYVGMHAGIFKKNGLDMKVSAAGGDTQTFAAVLGGSADFAIGDATMAQISRENGGPGVVVGTVVQRAHYFGVSKTLKPITDPKEFKGLKIVTSPEPNTNFSVTKRMLEKAGLKLGTDATIVPVNPGTEIAAMLAGQADMAVAYQPSVAAAEAQGAKVVFDFSNYVGPFCNTGIMVLPSTIQKDPEMVQALVTSFEEASRKTYADPAFAKEVARKEFPDLPGEVVDKAIDAELKYLIPAQSVITKQDQWKNLMDMQIYLGNAKGSVSFEQIIDNSFAEKAIASLK; encoded by the coding sequence ATGACCAATCATGTTCGTCCTCCGGCCACGCCGAGTGGTCGTGTGCTCAACCGCCGCCGATTCCTCGCAGCCTCGTCGATGCTCGTTGCCGGCATCGGCGCCGCACCGCTCATGGGATCCCGTACCGCGTCCGCCGCCGGGCTCAAGACCGTTCGCTTCAGCGAGGCCGTGCACAATCTGGGCTACATCAACCTCTACGTCGGCATGCATGCCGGCATCTTCAAGAAGAACGGTCTCGACATGAAGGTGAGCGCCGCCGGCGGCGACACCCAGACTTTCGCGGCCGTGCTCGGCGGCTCCGCGGACTTCGCGATCGGCGATGCGACCATGGCGCAGATCTCACGCGAGAATGGCGGCCCCGGTGTCGTTGTGGGAACGGTCGTGCAGCGCGCACATTATTTCGGCGTCTCTAAGACGCTCAAGCCGATCACCGATCCGAAGGAGTTCAAGGGTCTCAAGATCGTCACCTCGCCGGAGCCCAACACCAACTTCAGCGTCACAAAGCGGATGCTGGAAAAAGCCGGGCTCAAGCTGGGTACCGACGCCACGATCGTTCCCGTCAATCCCGGGACCGAGATCGCGGCGATGCTGGCAGGGCAGGCCGACATGGCGGTTGCCTATCAGCCGAGCGTCGCCGCCGCGGAGGCGCAAGGCGCCAAGGTCGTGTTCGATTTCTCGAATTATGTCGGGCCGTTTTGCAACACCGGAATCATGGTGTTGCCCTCGACCATCCAGAAAGATCCTGAAATGGTGCAGGCGCTCGTCACCTCGTTCGAGGAGGCCTCGCGCAAGACCTACGCCGATCCGGCCTTTGCCAAGGAGGTCGCACGGAAAGAGTTTCCGGATCTGCCCGGCGAGGTCGTCGACAAGGCGATCGACGCGGAGCTGAAATATTTGATCCCGGCGCAGTCCGTGATCACCAAGCAGGATCAGTGGAAGAATCTCATGGACATGCAGATCTACCTCGGCAATGCCAAGGGATCGGTTTCGTTCGAGCAGATCATCGACAACTCGTTCGCTGAAAAGGCGATTGCAAGCCTGAAATGA
- a CDS encoding transposase: protein MRRSRFTENEIIHLLAEASSGVSIAEICKAAGITERTFYRWRRSFGGLDVRAVQQMNELKSENVRLRGLVSNLFEQLRNADTEKKDGTTTAAPQQGTRASRIAAEKCGGALTGRFSSVRVNP from the coding sequence ATGAGGCGGTCCCGTTTCACTGAGAATGAGATTATTCATCTCCTTGCCGAGGCGAGCTCCGGGGTGTCGATTGCAGAAATCTGCAAGGCTGCCGGCATTACAGAGCGCACGTTCTATCGCTGGCGCCGCAGCTTCGGCGGCCTAGACGTCCGCGCCGTTCAGCAGATGAACGAGCTGAAGTCCGAGAATGTGCGTTTGCGCGGCCTCGTGAGCAATCTGTTCGAACAGTTGCGCAACGCGGATACTGAAAAGAAAGACGGCACAACGACGGCCGCGCCGCAGCAGGGCACTCGCGCCAGCCGGATCGCAGCGGAGAAGTGTGGCGGCGCGCTGACCGGCCGCTTCTCCTCAGTGCGCGTCAATCCGTAA
- a CDS encoding acetamidase/formamidase family protein, producing the protein MQRHHEIASTPENMVWGYLDCSTRPVLEINSGDSVTLHSFPAGGKETLPDDLSLVPEDYRVALETMQPGPGPHFITGPVYVRGANVGDTLQVDILNVKVRQDWGFVSILPLLGTLPDEFTDYETIHPVIDREREVCIMPWGTEIPLAPFFGIIATAPPPSWGRCGSPVPRAFGGNMDNKELRAGTTLYLPVFNEGALFFAGDGHGVQGDGEVCITALETGVTGTFRLTVRKDMGLQWPFAESATHLMSIGLDEDLDDAAKQAVREMVKHVCARTNRTRNEAYMLCSLAGNLRVTQLVDGNKGIHMLLPKALL; encoded by the coding sequence ATGCAACGCCACCACGAAATAGCCAGTACGCCCGAAAACATGGTCTGGGGCTATCTGGACTGCAGCACACGACCTGTGCTGGAAATCAACTCCGGCGACAGCGTGACGCTGCACAGCTTCCCGGCAGGAGGCAAGGAAACGCTGCCGGACGACCTCTCGCTGGTCCCCGAGGACTATCGAGTTGCCCTTGAGACGATGCAGCCGGGGCCGGGACCTCACTTCATCACCGGCCCCGTTTATGTGCGCGGCGCCAATGTCGGCGACACCCTCCAGGTCGATATCCTCAACGTGAAAGTTCGCCAGGATTGGGGCTTCGTGTCGATCCTTCCTTTGCTCGGAACGCTGCCGGACGAGTTCACGGATTATGAAACGATCCATCCGGTGATCGACCGCGAGCGCGAGGTCTGCATCATGCCATGGGGCACCGAGATTCCGCTCGCGCCCTTTTTCGGCATCATTGCCACGGCCCCGCCGCCAAGCTGGGGCCGTTGCGGGTCACCCGTTCCGCGCGCCTTCGGCGGCAACATGGACAACAAGGAACTGCGGGCCGGCACGACGCTTTATCTGCCGGTGTTCAACGAGGGCGCATTGTTCTTCGCCGGTGACGGCCACGGCGTGCAGGGCGACGGCGAAGTCTGCATCACCGCCCTCGAGACCGGCGTCACCGGGACCTTCCGCCTGACGGTTCGCAAGGACATGGGCCTCCAATGGCCCTTTGCCGAGAGCGCCACGCATCTGATGTCGATCGGGCTCGACGAGGATCTCGATGACGCCGCCAAGCAGGCCGTCCGGGAAATGGTCAAGCACGTCTGCGCGCGGACCAACCGCACGCGTAACGAGGCCTACATGCTGTGCTCGCTGGCCGGCAACCTGCGGGTCACCCAACTCGTCGACGGCAACAAGGGCATTCACATGCTGCTACCCAAAGCGCTGCTTTAG
- a CDS encoding Rrf2 family transcriptional regulator: MKRDSRLSGVLHVLLHMAQQPGPFTSETLAKAMDTNPVVIRRIMAGLREIGYVRSEKGHGGGWTIACDLSKVTLRDVYAALGNPPLLAMGNRTEAPGCLVEQAVNAALDQAFDDAEALLLERLGEVTLAMLGEDLRKRLGSRKIHDISAHRA; encoded by the coding sequence ATGAAACGGGATTCCCGACTTTCCGGTGTTCTCCACGTCCTCCTGCACATGGCGCAGCAGCCCGGGCCGTTCACGTCCGAGACGCTGGCCAAGGCCATGGACACCAACCCGGTGGTGATCCGCCGCATCATGGCGGGTCTGCGGGAGATCGGCTACGTCCGCTCCGAGAAGGGGCACGGCGGCGGCTGGACGATCGCCTGCGACCTGTCGAAGGTGACGTTGCGCGACGTCTATGCCGCGCTCGGCAATCCCCCGCTGCTGGCGATGGGCAACCGGACCGAGGCGCCCGGCTGTCTGGTCGAGCAGGCCGTCAATGCCGCGCTCGATCAGGCCTTTGACGATGCGGAGGCGCTGCTGCTGGAACGGCTCGGCGAGGTGACGCTGGCGATGCTGGGCGAGGATCTTCGCAAGCGGCTCGGGTCTCGAAAAATCCACGACATCAGCGCACATCGCGCGTGA
- a CDS encoding class I SAM-dependent methyltransferase translates to MTDIQAAFSDPQFVARYTEGPRRFVPGYDAMQSMTAILLAESVPGDGQVLVLGAGGGLELKAFAQAHPGWRFDGVDPSAAMLALAGQTLGPLAPRARLHQGYIDDAPEGPFDGATCLLTLHFVDVAERRRIASEVRRRLKPRAPFVVAHLSAPDGEEERPLWLSRYSAFLAASGVEPEQAAAARNAVTNHLEILAPAQDEVILREAGFSDPTLFYTGFAFRGWVAYA, encoded by the coding sequence ATGACCGACATTCAAGCCGCATTCTCCGATCCACAATTCGTGGCGAGATACACCGAGGGGCCGCGGCGCTTCGTACCGGGCTATGACGCCATGCAGTCAATGACGGCGATTCTGCTCGCCGAAAGCGTCCCCGGCGATGGGCAGGTGCTCGTCCTCGGCGCGGGTGGCGGCCTCGAGCTCAAGGCGTTCGCGCAAGCGCATCCCGGCTGGCGCTTCGACGGCGTCGATCCGTCTGCGGCGATGCTGGCGCTGGCCGGGCAAACCCTGGGGCCGCTCGCACCCCGTGCACGCCTTCATCAAGGCTATATCGATGATGCGCCGGAGGGACCGTTCGACGGCGCCACCTGCCTGTTGACCCTGCACTTCGTCGATGTCGCCGAGCGGCGCCGCATCGCCTCGGAGGTCCGCCGCCGGCTCAAGCCGCGCGCACCGTTCGTGGTCGCGCATCTGAGCGCGCCCGACGGCGAGGAAGAGCGCCCGCTGTGGCTGTCGCGCTACTCGGCGTTCCTGGCCGCCTCCGGTGTCGAGCCCGAGCAGGCGGCGGCCGCGCGGAACGCCGTCACCAACCATCTTGAGATTCTCGCACCCGCGCAGGACGAGGTGATCCTGCGCGAGGCCGGCTTCTCTGACCCGACCCTGTTCTACACCGGCTTCGCGTTCCGCGGCTGGGTGGCCTACGCCTGA
- a CDS encoding DUF1254 domain-containing protein: protein MRISRRQATIGGLSLFAGASFSTLARAEFGDILRDFGEGVEEFAVAQDAYIYGYPLVTMEYTRRIITNVASPVGNRAPMGQFIKSRQYPDASFRDVTAPNADTLYTTAFIDVEKEPWVLSIPDMKDRYFLFPMLDGWTDVFQAPGKRTTGTGAQTYAITGPGWKGALPSGVKEYKSPTSLVWILGRIYCTGTPEDYAAVHAAQDACKLVPLSSYGKPYTPPAGEVDRSIDMKTAVRDQVNGLDAVAYFTLLARLMKANPPAAADAPALARFARIGLVAGQEFDPSRLRNADFAKRVPQIAFDRILLQFKVNKEVKDINGWGYTTKTGIYGTDYFMRAFVTAIGLGANRPQDAVYPSSQKDGEGKAYDGAAKYVLHFAKGRLPPARGFWSLTMYDSNYFFVANPINRYSISARQNLKSNPDGSVDIYIQKDSPGADKESNWLPAPSGKFQLMMRLYWPNDKSPSIVNGTWKPPAVKKLAAVVQR from the coding sequence ATGCGGATATCCCGACGCCAGGCGACCATTGGCGGTCTCAGTCTCTTTGCAGGGGCATCATTCAGCACATTGGCCCGCGCAGAATTCGGCGACATCTTGCGCGACTTCGGTGAAGGAGTGGAAGAGTTTGCCGTGGCTCAGGATGCCTACATCTACGGCTATCCGCTGGTGACGATGGAATACACGAGAAGGATCATCACGAATGTCGCGAGCCCGGTGGGCAATCGCGCGCCGATGGGCCAGTTCATCAAGTCGCGCCAATATCCTGACGCTTCGTTCCGCGATGTGACCGCGCCGAATGCGGACACCCTCTACACGACGGCATTCATCGACGTCGAAAAGGAGCCGTGGGTCCTCAGCATCCCCGACATGAAGGATCGCTATTTCCTGTTTCCGATGCTGGACGGCTGGACCGACGTGTTTCAGGCGCCAGGAAAGCGAACCACGGGGACGGGTGCGCAGACCTACGCGATCACCGGGCCGGGCTGGAAGGGTGCGCTCCCCTCGGGCGTCAAGGAGTACAAGTCGCCGACCAGCCTCGTGTGGATACTCGGACGGATCTACTGCACGGGAACGCCGGAAGACTATGCCGCAGTCCATGCTGCGCAGGACGCGTGCAAGCTGGTGCCATTGAGCAGCTACGGCAAGCCCTATACGCCGCCAGCCGGCGAGGTCGATCGCTCCATCGACATGAAGACCGCCGTGCGCGATCAAGTGAATGGCCTGGATGCCGTCGCCTACTTCACACTCCTGGCGCGGCTCATGAAGGCGAACCCGCCGGCCGCAGCGGATGCCCCCGCACTCGCCAGGTTCGCGCGGATTGGCCTCGTCGCCGGCCAGGAGTTCGATCCGAGCAGATTGCGCAACGCGGACTTTGCAAAACGTGTCCCGCAGATCGCCTTCGACCGGATCTTGCTTCAGTTCAAGGTCAACAAGGAGGTCAAGGATATCAACGGATGGGGGTACACGACCAAAACCGGAATCTACGGGACCGACTATTTCATGCGGGCATTTGTCACGGCCATCGGCCTCGGTGCGAACCGGCCGCAAGATGCCGTCTATCCCAGCTCGCAGAAGGATGGGGAAGGCAAGGCCTATGACGGCGCCGCCAAATATGTCCTGCATTTTGCAAAGGGACGGTTGCCGCCTGCGCGCGGCTTCTGGTCGCTGACGATGTATGACAGCAACTACTTCTTCGTAGCAAACCCGATCAACCGCTATTCGATCAGTGCCCGGCAGAATCTGAAATCGAACCCGGACGGCTCCGTCGACATCTATATCCAGAAGGACTCCCCGGGCGCAGACAAGGAATCCAACTGGCTACCGGCTCCATCCGGCAAATTCCAGTTGATGATGCGATTGTACTGGCCGAATGACAAAAGTCCCTCGATCGTCAACGGCACGTGGAAGCCGCCGGCGGTGAAGAAACTGGCGGCCGTCGTTCAGCGCTAG
- the styB gene encoding styrene monooxygenase NADH-dependent flavin reductase subunit StyB: MSRANPASFREAASRFATGVAVLTALDEHGRVCGMTVNSFVTVSLSPPTVLVSVMPGRMHRAISATSRYCVNVLPDHGRDLSRHFASQPNTGASPDYDIVDGLPRLSGCIAWFACEVTRQVDVSDHTLIIAEVSACDYRDTTPLVFYSSRYHLGPGIPFDR, from the coding sequence ATGTCGCGTGCCAATCCGGCCTCGTTCCGCGAGGCCGCCTCGCGCTTTGCGACCGGGGTCGCGGTGCTGACAGCGCTCGACGAGCACGGCCGCGTCTGCGGCATGACCGTGAACAGCTTCGTCACCGTCAGCCTGTCGCCGCCGACCGTGCTGGTCTCGGTCATGCCCGGCCGCATGCACCGTGCGATCTCGGCGACCTCACGCTACTGCGTCAACGTCCTGCCTGATCACGGCCGCGACCTCTCGCGGCATTTCGCCAGCCAGCCGAACACCGGCGCCAGTCCGGATTACGACATCGTGGATGGCCTGCCCCGCCTGTCCGGCTGCATCGCCTGGTTCGCCTGCGAAGTCACGCGTCAGGTCGATGTCAGCGACCACACGCTGATCATCGCCGAAGTCTCGGCGTGCGACTACCGCGACACCACCCCGCTGGTGTTCTATTCGAGCCGGTATCATCTCGGGCCCGGGATTCCCTTCGATCGGTGA
- the styA gene encoding styrene monooxygenase subunit StyA, protein MARNIGIVGAGIAGLHLALYLQKHGVDATVITDRPPEDYRDIRLINTVAHHHVTIAREDYLGVNHWTDPKDHYYYHDHVFNFPQPLSFRGDFSKPSRAVDYRIYLPALMNDFASRGGRIEYRRIEERDIRPLVARFDLLVVSTGKGPLGQLFTYRPEHTPYSQPQRRLCVGLYTGVRQPDPMNVTLSVSPGHGEMIVIPTITFDGIANALLMENVPGGDMEELATLSYDDNPKHFLKVLLGKLEKHHPTTYDRIDTARFDLAQPQDLLQGGVVPTVRNTVVEFDDGKCAIALGDVQAIVDPMMGQGANVASYAAFVLGEEIVNSDAFDARLCEKIDLKRQDRVLAASRWTNVMLQPPTEALGMLIGAMSQNPALANEFTENFNYPDRQWDRISTPSRIQAWIERMSAPPEPLRAIA, encoded by the coding sequence ATGGCACGCAACATCGGAATCGTCGGCGCCGGCATCGCCGGGCTGCATCTCGCGCTGTATCTGCAAAAGCATGGCGTGGACGCCACTGTCATCACCGACCGGCCGCCCGAGGATTACCGCGATATCCGGCTCATCAACACGGTCGCACATCACCATGTGACGATCGCGCGCGAGGACTATCTCGGCGTCAATCACTGGACCGATCCGAAAGACCATTACTATTATCACGATCACGTCTTCAATTTCCCGCAGCCGCTGAGCTTTCGCGGTGACTTCTCGAAGCCGAGCCGCGCCGTCGACTACCGGATCTATCTGCCCGCGCTGATGAACGACTTCGCCAGCCGCGGCGGCAGGATCGAATACCGCCGCATCGAAGAGCGCGACATCCGCCCGCTGGTCGCCCGCTTCGATCTCCTGGTGGTGTCGACCGGCAAGGGTCCGCTGGGCCAGCTCTTCACCTACCGTCCGGAGCATACGCCCTATTCGCAGCCGCAGCGGCGGCTGTGTGTCGGGCTTTACACCGGCGTGCGGCAGCCCGATCCAATGAACGTCACGCTCTCGGTATCTCCCGGCCATGGTGAGATGATCGTGATCCCGACCATCACCTTCGACGGCATCGCCAACGCGCTGCTGATGGAGAACGTGCCGGGCGGCGACATGGAGGAGTTGGCGACGCTCAGCTACGACGACAATCCGAAGCACTTCCTGAAGGTGCTGCTGGGCAAGCTGGAGAAGCATCATCCGACCACCTACGACCGCATCGATACCGCGCGCTTCGACCTCGCGCAGCCGCAGGATCTGTTGCAAGGTGGCGTCGTGCCGACGGTGCGCAACACGGTGGTCGAATTCGACGACGGCAAATGCGCGATCGCGCTCGGCGACGTCCAGGCGATCGTCGATCCCATGATGGGCCAGGGCGCCAACGTCGCCTCCTATGCGGCCTTCGTGCTCGGCGAGGAGATCGTCAATTCCGACGCGTTTGACGCCCGTCTGTGCGAGAAGATCGATTTGAAGCGGCAGGACCGCGTGCTGGCGGCGTCGCGCTGGACCAACGTAATGCTGCAGCCGCCGACGGAAGCGCTGGGCATGCTGATCGGCGCGATGAGCCAGAACCCGGCGCTGGCGAACGAGTTCACCGAGAATTTCAACTATCCGGACCGGCAGTGGGACCGCATCTCGACGCCCTCGCGCATCCAGGCCTGGATCGAGCGCATGTCGGCCCCGCCTGAGCCGCTCAGGGCGATCGCGTGA
- a CDS encoding LysR family transcriptional regulator, whose protein sequence is MDRIDCLRAFVRTLEGGSFSAAAKELGIGQPAISKRIAMLESEFGTQLFLRTTRTLKPTAEAHRIYELARQILGSFDMARSSVEEAAPRPTGTLRIGVPSSFGRRYMMPIIAEYVRNYPEVRVDIRFSERFVNLVEEGIELALRIGHLEASTLVARRLGTVQRHLVATPTYLHGRPLPRTPDDLGSHQCIVYSRMSPAHQWAFESEHGRHVASVNGPIHVDDADAMQEATMHHLGIAILPEWNAADGLRSGELEHVLPDYGIAALPLHAVYPETHWMTPRARSFLNLLVERAEHFAVIPSESTGIHAGG, encoded by the coding sequence ATGGACCGGATCGACTGCCTGCGTGCCTTCGTTCGCACCCTCGAGGGTGGCAGCTTCTCGGCGGCGGCCAAGGAGCTCGGGATCGGCCAACCCGCCATCAGCAAGCGCATCGCGATGCTGGAGAGCGAGTTCGGCACGCAGCTGTTCTTGCGCACGACCCGCACGCTCAAGCCGACGGCCGAGGCGCACCGGATCTACGAGCTCGCGCGCCAGATTCTCGGCAGTTTCGACATGGCGCGGTCGAGCGTCGAAGAAGCGGCGCCCCGCCCCACGGGCACGCTCCGGATCGGCGTGCCGTCGTCGTTCGGACGGCGCTACATGATGCCCATCATCGCCGAATATGTGCGGAATTATCCGGAGGTCCGGGTCGACATCCGCTTCAGCGAGCGGTTCGTGAACCTGGTGGAAGAAGGCATCGAGCTTGCCTTGCGGATCGGACATCTAGAGGCCAGCACGCTGGTCGCCCGCCGGCTCGGCACCGTACAGCGCCATCTGGTTGCGACACCCACCTATTTGCACGGCCGCCCGCTGCCACGGACGCCTGACGATCTCGGCTCGCATCAATGCATCGTCTATTCCAGGATGTCGCCGGCGCATCAATGGGCGTTCGAATCCGAGCACGGCCGCCACGTCGCATCGGTCAATGGCCCCATCCATGTCGACGATGCCGATGCGATGCAGGAGGCAACGATGCATCATCTCGGCATCGCCATTCTGCCCGAATGGAATGCCGCCGACGGTCTTCGCAGCGGCGAGCTCGAGCATGTGCTTCCGGACTACGGCATCGCCGCGCTGCCGCTGCACGCGGTCTATCCGGAGACGCACTGGATGACGCCACGGGCGCGAAGCTTTCTAAACCTCCTGGTCGAACGCGCCGAACATTTTGCAGTTATCCCGTCGGAAAGCACCGGCATCCATGCAGGTGGTTGA
- a CDS encoding LLM class flavin-dependent oxidoreductase produces the protein MKKIGFLSFGHWTPSPQSQTRSAADTLLQSIELAVAAEQLGADGAYFRVHHFARQLASPFPLLAAVGARTSKIEIGTAVIDMRYENPLYMVEDAGSADLIAGGRLQLGISRGSPEQVIDGWRYFGYGPADGQSDADMGRRHAEVFLDLLRGEGFAEPNPQPMFPNPPGLLRLEPHAQGLRERIWWGAGSNATAVWAAKLGMNLQSSTLKNDETGEAFHVQQAAQIRSYRAAWKEAGHAREPRVSVSRSIFALVDDRDRAYFGRERGGEDQIGFIDPQTRAIFGRSYAAEPDALIEQLRQDEAIAEADTLLLTIPNQLGVDYCAHAIEAILKHVAPALGWR, from the coding sequence ATGAAAAAGATCGGATTCCTCTCCTTCGGACACTGGACCCCCTCGCCGCAATCGCAGACGCGCTCGGCGGCGGACACGCTGCTGCAATCGATCGAGCTTGCGGTCGCGGCCGAGCAACTCGGCGCGGACGGCGCCTATTTCCGCGTGCACCATTTCGCGCGCCAGCTCGCCTCGCCCTTTCCGCTGCTCGCGGCGGTCGGCGCGAGGACGAGCAAGATCGAGATCGGCACCGCCGTGATCGACATGCGCTACGAGAACCCGCTCTACATGGTGGAGGACGCAGGCAGCGCCGACCTCATCGCGGGCGGCCGGCTGCAGCTCGGCATCAGCCGCGGCTCGCCCGAGCAGGTGATCGACGGCTGGCGCTACTTTGGTTATGGCCCGGCCGACGGCCAGAGCGACGCCGACATGGGCCGGCGCCATGCCGAGGTGTTTCTCGACCTACTTCGGGGCGAAGGTTTTGCCGAGCCCAATCCGCAGCCGATGTTTCCGAACCCGCCGGGGCTGCTGCGTCTCGAGCCGCACGCGCAAGGCCTGCGCGAGCGGATCTGGTGGGGCGCCGGCTCGAATGCCACCGCGGTGTGGGCGGCGAAGCTCGGCATGAATTTGCAGAGCTCGACGCTGAAGAACGACGAGACCGGCGAAGCTTTTCACGTGCAGCAGGCCGCGCAGATCCGTAGCTATCGCGCCGCCTGGAAGGAGGCCGGCCACGCCCGCGAACCCCGCGTCTCCGTCAGCCGCAGCATCTTTGCGCTGGTCGACGATCGCGACCGCGCCTATTTCGGCCGGGAGCGCGGGGGCGAGGACCAGATCGGCTTCATCGACCCGCAGACCCGGGCGATCTTCGGCCGAAGTTATGCCGCCGAGCCCGATGCGCTGATCGAGCAGCTGCGTCAGGACGAGGCGATCGCGGAAGCGGACACTCTGCTGCTGACGATCCCGAACCAGCTCGGAGTCGATTACTGCGCGCATGCGATCGAGGCGATCCTGAAGCACGTGGCACCGGCGCTGGGGTGGCGCTGA